A window of the Gordonia humi genome harbors these coding sequences:
- a CDS encoding wax ester/triacylglycerol synthase domain-containing protein — protein MTAPGVAEFGPTDFTFLHTDGPGAPSHWGMLLELGDGDPLTLDAVRARAAERIAGYELFRIGVRGGRDDAPEIVVADDVDVAAHVTEERFDDVHASVAAILEQPLPQPNPYWRLTLLTSTDSQYLLLTVHHSLSDGIAGAAFAALLADSDDLSSFDRFATSPRFRVGAPDEDRLAAARAAFEQQWADGVEGRGWPTLTDGGRRETAVFSASTRDLRRAARAHEASVHEFLVAAIGSALSIAPPTGTTARNIRVNLPVTLDPSFRHTGNAVAVALLNLPGEVSDLDAQIARARDELKLIEERDLGLALAATDDGPDIAWADMRQIVASSMERMSPDVHIGINPGFTQVRSVLGRPITRLTAFSPLIGYSLSVTGLILGARTTLGVIADPDALPGYAARLVEVLGEVIGQA, from the coding sequence GTGACCGCTCCCGGAGTCGCCGAGTTCGGGCCGACGGACTTCACCTTCCTGCACACCGACGGGCCGGGCGCGCCGAGTCACTGGGGCATGCTGCTGGAACTGGGCGACGGAGATCCGCTGACGCTCGACGCCGTGCGTGCCCGGGCGGCCGAACGCATCGCCGGGTACGAGCTGTTCCGGATCGGAGTGCGCGGTGGACGCGACGACGCGCCGGAGATCGTCGTCGCCGACGATGTGGACGTGGCGGCACACGTCACCGAAGAGCGGTTCGACGACGTTCACGCGAGCGTCGCGGCGATCCTCGAACAGCCGTTGCCGCAGCCGAATCCGTACTGGCGGTTGACTCTGCTGACGTCGACCGATTCCCAATACTTGCTGCTCACCGTGCATCACAGTCTGTCGGACGGGATCGCCGGCGCCGCGTTCGCGGCTCTCCTCGCCGATTCCGACGACCTGTCGAGTTTCGATCGCTTCGCCACCTCGCCCCGCTTCCGCGTCGGCGCCCCCGACGAGGACAGGCTGGCCGCCGCGCGCGCGGCGTTCGAGCAGCAGTGGGCCGACGGCGTCGAGGGGCGCGGCTGGCCGACGCTCACCGACGGCGGCCGACGCGAGACAGCCGTGTTCTCGGCGTCGACCCGCGATCTGCGGCGAGCCGCCCGCGCCCACGAAGCGTCGGTCCACGAGTTCCTCGTCGCGGCCATCGGCAGTGCATTGAGCATCGCTCCGCCGACGGGTACGACGGCACGGAACATCCGCGTGAACCTGCCGGTGACCCTCGACCCGTCGTTCCGGCACACCGGCAACGCCGTCGCCGTCGCACTGCTCAACCTGCCCGGTGAGGTGTCGGATCTGGACGCGCAGATCGCGCGGGCCCGGGACGAGCTGAAGCTCATCGAGGAGCGCGATCTGGGACTGGCCCTGGCCGCGACCGACGACGGACCCGACATCGCATGGGCCGATATGCGGCAGATCGTCGCCTCGTCGATGGAGCGGATGAGTCCGGACGTGCACATCGGCATCAACCCGGGGTTCACACAGGTCCGTTCGGTCCTGGGCCGACCGATCACACGATTGACCGCGTTCTCGCCGCTCATCGGCTACTCGCTGTCGGTGACCGGTCTGATCCTCGGCGCACGCACGACGCTCGGCGTGATCGCCGACCCGGATGCTCTGCCGGGATACGCTGCGCGTCTGGTCGAGGTGCTCGGCGAGGTGATCGGGCAGGCGTAG
- a CDS encoding ABC transporter permease: MTAVDQTWQARRTVGPLVQTVVHTATLLRSWSRDPGIVVQSVAFPAFMLLMFQLVFGKSVTALGSGESVYGNTGLVALVGALYGTIATAMTLIAERDSGLLSRMWTLPVSRWGFIAGRLTAEAVRTGLATIILFAVAATMGFRFEQGVASAFGAWIVPMIFAVGVAAPVIALATVASGIQSVQLLGGVFLFLLFFNSGFAPVSEYPGWLQPVVRNQPMSPAIDAIRGLTEGGAVAGPLVATIVWTIGLLAVFGPLAVRGYRRASQGS; encoded by the coding sequence ATGACCGCAGTGGACCAGACCTGGCAGGCGCGACGGACCGTCGGACCTCTCGTCCAGACCGTCGTGCACACCGCGACGCTTCTACGATCGTGGAGCCGTGACCCGGGCATCGTCGTGCAGTCCGTGGCCTTCCCGGCGTTCATGCTGTTGATGTTCCAGCTGGTGTTCGGAAAGTCGGTCACCGCACTGGGCTCCGGCGAGAGCGTCTACGGCAACACCGGGCTGGTCGCGTTGGTCGGGGCGCTGTACGGCACCATCGCCACGGCCATGACCCTCATCGCCGAACGCGACAGCGGACTGTTGTCGCGGATGTGGACGCTCCCGGTGTCCCGCTGGGGCTTCATCGCGGGCCGGCTCACCGCGGAGGCCGTCCGCACCGGGCTGGCGACGATCATCTTGTTCGCCGTCGCGGCGACCATGGGCTTCCGCTTCGAACAGGGCGTCGCCTCGGCGTTCGGCGCGTGGATCGTCCCGATGATCTTCGCTGTCGGCGTCGCCGCACCCGTGATCGCGCTGGCGACCGTGGCATCGGGCATCCAGTCGGTGCAGTTGCTCGGCGGCGTCTTCCTGTTCCTACTGTTCTTCAACAGCGGCTTCGCGCCGGTGTCGGAGTACCCGGGCTGGTTGCAGCCCGTGGTCCGCAACCAGCCGATGAGTCCGGCGATCGATGCGATCCGAGGCCTCACCGAGGGCGGGGCCGTCGCCGGTCCGCTGGTGGCGACGATCGTGTGGACCATCGGTCTGCTCGCCGTTTTCGGGCCCTTGGCCGTGCGCGGATACCGTCGCGCGTCGCAGGGCTCCTGA
- a CDS encoding type II toxin-antitoxin system Rv0910 family toxin codes for MAKTSDSIHVDLSPEDTFAAAADLSRYEEWLVLHDGWRSPLPAADQIGRGLTVSSVVKAKGTRVRFAWEIEKFDRPREVVLKGAGKGGVKAKIDLTIKPDGDGSQIGFLIDLGGLPLMGPVGKAAAMAVKGDIHTSLEKFAALFA; via the coding sequence ATGGCCAAGACGAGTGACTCCATTCATGTCGATCTGTCGCCCGAGGATACCTTCGCGGCGGCCGCCGACCTGTCCCGCTACGAGGAGTGGCTGGTGCTGCACGACGGTTGGCGCAGCCCCCTCCCGGCCGCCGATCAGATCGGCAGAGGACTCACGGTGTCGTCGGTGGTCAAGGCGAAGGGCACCCGGGTGCGGTTCGCGTGGGAGATCGAGAAGTTCGACCGTCCGCGCGAAGTGGTGCTGAAGGGCGCGGGCAAGGGCGGGGTGAAGGCCAAGATCGATCTGACGATCAAGCCCGACGGTGACGGCTCGCAGATCGGATTCCTCATCGACCTCGGTGGACTGCCCCTCATGGGGCCGGTCGGAAAGGCCGCGGCGATGGCGGTGAAGGGCGACATCCACACCTCGCTGGAGAAGTTCGCCGCACTCTTCGCCTGA
- a CDS encoding DNA-3-methyladenine glycosylase, translating to MESLVLAMGTEPSVCGDARLLLGRVLRSHGVSAMITEVEAYDGPRDPASHAYTRTPRSATIYGPEMRLYVYQIHGHHCANVVTSPEGEGSAVLIRAGRIVDGVDLAHQRRQAMVDDDLLGRGPGNLAKALGITKADLGTDLTVDDGVHLGPHLEHPTTICSGPRVGVRLFADEPWRFWIDGEPSVSVYRRHPKAGTTRTGPAD from the coding sequence ATGGAGTCACTCGTCTTGGCCATGGGAACAGAGCCTAGCGTCTGCGGCGACGCGCGCCTGCTACTCGGTCGCGTCCTACGTTCACACGGCGTGTCGGCGATGATCACCGAAGTGGAGGCGTACGACGGGCCGCGAGACCCGGCGTCGCACGCCTACACCAGAACGCCCAGGTCGGCGACGATCTACGGACCCGAGATGCGGTTGTACGTCTACCAGATCCACGGTCATCACTGCGCGAACGTGGTCACCAGTCCCGAAGGCGAGGGATCGGCGGTGCTGATCCGCGCCGGCCGGATCGTCGACGGAGTCGACCTCGCGCATCAACGGCGTCAGGCGATGGTGGACGACGATCTGCTCGGTCGCGGCCCCGGCAACCTCGCCAAGGCGCTGGGCATCACCAAGGCCGATCTGGGCACCGATCTCACCGTCGACGACGGCGTGCACCTCGGCCCGCATCTGGAACACCCGACGACGATCTGCTCGGGCCCGCGCGTGGGCGTCCGACTGTTCGCCGACGAACCGTGGCGCTTCTGGATCGACGGCGAGCCGTCGGTGTCGGTGTATCGACGGCATCCGAAGGCCGGAACGACGCGGACCGGGCCCGCCGACTGA
- a CDS encoding HAD-IC family P-type ATPase, with product MSTTTDRLPGLTSAEVAERKAAGQANVTPDKSGRSVADIVKANVFTRINAILGVLFAIVAFTGSFINGLFGLLIIANSGIGIIQEVRAKKTLDRLAIVGQARPMVRRDGVAQEVPSAEVVLGDIIELGPGDQIVVDGETVESEALDIDESLLTGEADAVDKDLGDEIMSGSFVVSGSGAYRATKVGADAYAAKLAAEASKFTMVSSELRSGIDKILKVITWLLIPAGVLTIVNQLFISENGLKTALLGMVAALVPMVPEGLVLMTSIAFAVGVIRLGQRQCLVNELPAIEGLARVDVVCTDKTGTLTENGMRLSEIRVVDDSVDPALVQTAMAAVAAADPRPNASIQAVAEAYPDAPGWSTSAVLPFSSANKFSGISFVDADGADRGNWLIGAPDVLLDPESRIAELAQELGSTGLRILLVATCDVLVDTEPSRTDGAGRPGSGASESRSNLPGEITPVGLIVLEQRVRPDARDTIEYFESQNVEVKVISGDNALSVGAVASSLGLGDPEHAVDARKLPTEQEELARVVEGAEAFGRVRPDQKRAMVTALQGEGHTVAMTGDGVNDVLALKDADIGVAMGSGSSAARSVAQIVLLDNKFATLPYVVGEGRRVIGNIERVSNLFLTKTVYAVLLALLVGVGGLVVKALDLAPISYPFQPIHVTISAWFTIGVPAFILSLAPNNERAKEGFVRRVLTQAIPNGLIIGLATFICFMFVNRDYSAAVASYTGDVLLAPSDTSAAIIGASQAIGAQQTQAATATLAVMIACAVYVLAVVARPYTWWKYLLIAVSVLAYVLIFTVPFSQRMFHLDSSNGGMMLVALVCAAVGCAAIEISSRVLGRVLERRRAADLQDA from the coding sequence ATGAGCACGACGACCGACCGGCTGCCCGGTCTCACTTCGGCCGAGGTCGCCGAGCGCAAGGCCGCCGGGCAGGCCAACGTCACCCCCGACAAGTCGGGTCGCAGCGTCGCCGACATCGTCAAGGCGAACGTCTTCACCCGCATCAACGCGATCCTCGGTGTGCTGTTCGCGATCGTCGCATTCACCGGTTCGTTCATCAACGGTCTGTTCGGTCTGCTGATCATCGCGAACAGCGGCATCGGCATCATCCAGGAGGTCCGCGCCAAGAAGACGCTCGACCGCCTGGCGATCGTCGGCCAGGCGCGTCCGATGGTGCGGCGCGACGGCGTCGCGCAGGAGGTGCCGTCCGCCGAGGTGGTGCTCGGCGACATCATCGAGCTCGGGCCCGGCGACCAGATCGTCGTCGACGGCGAGACCGTCGAGTCCGAGGCCCTCGACATCGACGAGTCGCTGCTGACCGGCGAGGCCGACGCCGTCGACAAGGACCTGGGCGACGAGATCATGTCCGGCAGCTTCGTGGTGTCCGGATCGGGTGCGTACCGGGCCACCAAGGTCGGCGCCGACGCCTATGCGGCCAAGCTCGCCGCCGAGGCCAGCAAGTTCACGATGGTCTCGTCCGAACTCCGGTCGGGCATCGACAAGATCCTCAAGGTCATCACGTGGCTGCTGATCCCGGCCGGTGTACTGACCATCGTCAATCAGCTCTTCATCAGTGAGAACGGCCTCAAGACCGCGTTGCTCGGCATGGTGGCGGCGCTTGTGCCGATGGTGCCCGAGGGTCTGGTCCTGATGACCTCGATCGCCTTCGCGGTCGGCGTCATCCGGCTCGGCCAACGCCAGTGTCTGGTCAACGAGCTGCCCGCGATCGAGGGGCTGGCCCGCGTCGACGTGGTGTGCACCGACAAGACCGGAACGCTCACCGAGAACGGTATGCGTCTCTCGGAGATCCGCGTGGTCGACGACTCCGTCGACCCCGCCCTCGTACAGACGGCGATGGCCGCGGTGGCCGCCGCCGACCCGCGCCCGAACGCCAGCATCCAGGCCGTCGCCGAGGCGTACCCGGACGCGCCGGGATGGTCGACGTCCGCGGTGCTGCCGTTCAGCTCGGCCAACAAGTTCTCCGGCATCTCGTTCGTCGACGCCGACGGCGCCGACCGGGGCAACTGGCTGATCGGCGCACCCGACGTCCTCCTCGACCCCGAGTCGCGGATCGCCGAGCTCGCACAGGAACTCGGCTCGACCGGCCTGCGCATCCTGCTCGTGGCCACCTGTGACGTCCTCGTCGACACGGAACCGTCCCGTACCGATGGCGCCGGTCGACCCGGCTCAGGGGCGTCGGAGTCGAGATCCAACCTGCCGGGCGAGATCACCCCCGTCGGGCTGATCGTCTTGGAACAGCGGGTGCGTCCGGACGCCCGCGACACCATCGAATACTTCGAATCGCAGAACGTCGAGGTCAAGGTGATCTCCGGCGACAACGCGCTCTCGGTGGGGGCGGTCGCGTCGTCGCTCGGCCTCGGCGATCCGGAGCACGCCGTCGACGCCCGCAAACTGCCGACCGAGCAGGAGGAGCTCGCCCGGGTGGTGGAGGGAGCCGAGGCGTTCGGGCGAGTCCGTCCGGACCAGAAGCGCGCCATGGTCACCGCGCTGCAGGGGGAGGGCCACACCGTCGCGATGACCGGCGACGGTGTGAACGACGTCCTCGCGCTCAAAGACGCCGACATCGGTGTCGCGATGGGGTCCGGATCGTCGGCAGCCCGTTCGGTGGCCCAGATCGTCTTGCTGGACAACAAGTTCGCCACCCTGCCGTACGTGGTGGGCGAGGGACGACGCGTCATCGGAAACATCGAGCGCGTCTCCAATCTGTTCCTGACCAAGACCGTGTACGCGGTGCTGCTCGCCCTGCTCGTCGGCGTCGGCGGCCTCGTCGTGAAGGCACTCGACCTCGCGCCGATCAGCTACCCGTTCCAGCCGATCCACGTCACGATCTCCGCGTGGTTCACGATCGGCGTGCCCGCGTTCATCCTGTCGCTGGCACCGAACAACGAACGCGCGAAGGAAGGTTTCGTCCGCCGCGTCCTGACCCAGGCGATACCGAACGGGCTGATCATCGGTCTGGCCACCTTCATCTGCTTCATGTTCGTCAACCGGGACTACTCGGCGGCCGTCGCGAGCTACACCGGCGACGTCCTGCTCGCGCCGTCGGACACCTCCGCCGCGATCATCGGCGCGTCGCAGGCGATCGGCGCGCAGCAGACGCAGGCGGCCACGGCGACCCTCGCGGTGATGATCGCGTGCGCGGTGTACGTGCTGGCCGTGGTCGCCCGTCCGTACACATGGTGGAAGTACCTGCTGATCGCCGTCTCGGTGCTCGCCTACGTGCTGATCTTCACGGTTCCGTTCAGCCAGCGCATGTTCCACCTCGACTCGTCGAACGGTGGGATGATGCTCGTCGCGCTCGTCTGCGCGGCGGTCGGCTGTGCTGCCATCGAGATCTCGAGCCGGGTGCTCGGCCGGGTGCTCGAGCGTCGTCGGGCGGCGGACCTGCAGGACGCGTGA
- a CDS encoding DUF222 domain-containing protein, whose amino-acid sequence MHTTLGDQKASTIAVEDGAIIVRIAMPETAQGADVDQAALLQFAARSDSFQGFILWQRYVAVYRVWEGKVAAAVDAASEVGVDSFSRVYDPLCQTAASYAVLTGSRQFTAERFVDRAISMVERVPELGTLMRDGVVTPGWFHAALAQTEGVLDEDVLAVIDHEAAARLREMGALSASRVVMTVNGVVAEYDVDAALAAREAAKVGKKVVTAPVDAELSELSVTAAAEDVELASKSLDAVVDGVCEDDPRSKQVRRSDAAIARLRGVPFTCRCGEDDCPARLSEEEIAGRASKIVLHVIARRETLEGDSETPAFLDGFGPISAEHAREVAQRGDTTARTLDVGELMNGTAQAADGYRPTAACDTAVRALHGECSVIGCVEAAWNCDLDHVQEYDHADPAAGGPTCPCNLVPRCRFHHGLKTHVRGWVDDLIVDATGVVWTEITTPEGITVRARALNSWLVPELGLLPCSHPGRVVDVDAVDVDAVDVGSGPVRSLTRTRAKHRYRMRIRAANRRARAGVPMPMPNAEFADWGEPPF is encoded by the coding sequence ATGCACACCACGTTGGGGGACCAGAAAGCCTCGACGATCGCGGTCGAGGATGGTGCGATCATCGTTCGGATCGCGATGCCGGAGACGGCGCAGGGTGCTGATGTCGATCAGGCGGCGTTGTTGCAGTTCGCGGCGCGGTCGGATTCGTTTCAGGGTTTCATCCTGTGGCAGCGGTACGTCGCGGTCTACCGGGTGTGGGAGGGCAAGGTCGCTGCCGCCGTCGATGCGGCGTCGGAGGTCGGTGTGGACTCGTTCTCGCGGGTCTACGATCCGCTGTGCCAGACCGCGGCCTCGTATGCGGTGTTGACCGGTAGTAGGCAGTTCACTGCGGAGCGGTTCGTTGATCGGGCGATCTCGATGGTGGAGCGTGTCCCCGAACTGGGCACGCTGATGCGTGATGGGGTGGTGACGCCGGGCTGGTTTCACGCCGCGTTGGCGCAGACCGAGGGTGTGCTCGATGAGGATGTTCTCGCGGTGATCGATCACGAGGCCGCGGCGCGGTTGCGGGAGATGGGTGCTCTGTCGGCGAGCCGCGTGGTGATGACGGTCAACGGTGTCGTCGCAGAGTACGACGTTGATGCGGCGCTGGCTGCTCGGGAGGCGGCCAAGGTCGGGAAGAAGGTCGTCACGGCTCCGGTCGATGCGGAACTGTCGGAGTTATCGGTCACTGCTGCCGCCGAGGATGTCGAACTCGCGTCGAAGTCACTCGACGCTGTTGTCGACGGGGTGTGCGAGGACGATCCGCGGAGTAAGCAGGTGCGTCGCTCGGATGCGGCGATCGCTCGTCTGCGTGGTGTGCCGTTCACCTGTCGGTGTGGTGAGGATGACTGTCCGGCTCGGTTGTCGGAGGAGGAGATCGCCGGGCGTGCGAGCAAGATCGTGCTGCATGTGATCGCCCGCCGCGAAACCCTGGAGGGTGATTCGGAGACGCCGGCGTTCCTCGACGGGTTCGGTCCGATCTCGGCCGAGCATGCTCGCGAGGTCGCGCAGCGGGGTGACACCACCGCCCGCACCTTGGATGTGGGTGAGCTGATGAACGGGACCGCGCAGGCCGCCGACGGGTACCGGCCGACGGCGGCGTGCGATACCGCGGTGCGTGCACTGCACGGTGAGTGCTCGGTGATCGGATGTGTCGAGGCCGCGTGGAACTGCGACTTGGACCATGTCCAGGAATACGATCATGCGGATCCGGCGGCTGGTGGTCCGACGTGTCCGTGCAATCTCGTCCCGCGCTGTCGGTTCCATCATGGGCTGAAGACTCATGTTCGCGGGTGGGTCGATGATCTGATCGTTGATGCGACTGGTGTGGTGTGGACGGAGATCACGACGCCGGAGGGGATCACGGTGCGGGCTCGGGCGTTGAATTCGTGGTTGGTGCCGGAGTTGGGGTTGTTGCCGTGTTCGCATCCGGGTCGGGTGGTTGATGTCGATGCGGTTGATGTCGATGCGGTTGATGTGGGTTCGGGGCCGGTGCGTTCGTTGACGCGGACGCGGGCCAAGCATCGGTATCGGATGAGGATCCGGGCGGCGAACCGCCGCGCCCGTGCGGGTGTGCCGATGCCGATGCCGAACGCGGAATTCGCGGACTGGGGCGAACCGCCCTTCTGA
- a CDS encoding carbohydrate kinase family protein — MIIVGGEALVDLVPTVAGDGSAALRPALGGGPFNAAIAMARLGADTGFLSRISTDGFGNSLAARLRDEGVDLDLVQRGDELTTLAVTDTSDPGAVRYGFYVNGTADRLVADPGPLPDDVRAVVLGTLSMVLEPGASVYDAVLARESAAGRVTVVDPNIRAAVIDDPAAYRARFVERLAHTTIVKASIDDIAWLADVAEESTLDDVLPVVRSWIEAGAEAVVVTLGADGIAAVTSSGVVRSPGVKAEVVDTIGAGDTVLGALLARLHLEHELTVGGVRAMSSDAWADVLGFAVRAAAVTVSRPGADPPRITDL; from the coding sequence ATGATCATCGTGGGTGGTGAAGCACTCGTCGACCTGGTGCCGACCGTGGCCGGCGACGGATCGGCGGCGCTGCGACCGGCATTGGGCGGCGGTCCGTTCAATGCGGCGATCGCCATGGCCCGACTCGGCGCCGATACCGGGTTCCTGTCGCGGATCTCGACCGACGGCTTCGGGAACTCCCTGGCCGCGCGTCTGCGCGATGAGGGAGTGGACCTCGACCTCGTGCAGCGCGGGGACGAGCTGACGACGCTCGCCGTGACCGACACCTCCGATCCCGGCGCGGTCCGCTACGGCTTCTACGTGAACGGCACCGCGGACCGGCTCGTCGCCGATCCCGGGCCGCTGCCCGACGACGTCCGCGCGGTGGTGCTCGGCACGTTGTCGATGGTCTTGGAACCGGGAGCGTCGGTGTACGACGCCGTGCTTGCGCGCGAATCCGCGGCTGGGCGGGTGACCGTCGTCGACCCGAACATCCGCGCCGCAGTCATCGATGACCCGGCCGCGTACCGTGCCCGCTTCGTTGAGCGGCTGGCCCACACCACGATCGTGAAGGCCTCGATCGACGACATCGCCTGGCTGGCCGACGTCGCGGAGGAGTCGACGCTCGACGACGTGCTTCCCGTGGTGCGGTCCTGGATCGAGGCGGGCGCGGAGGCCGTCGTCGTGACGCTGGGCGCGGACGGGATCGCGGCGGTCACCTCGTCCGGCGTCGTCCGATCTCCAGGTGTGAAAGCCGAGGTCGTCGACACCATCGGCGCCGGTGACACCGTTCTCGGCGCGCTGCTCGCTCGACTCCACCTGGAACACGAGCTGACGGTCGGCGGTGTGCGGGCGATGTCGTCGGACGCGTGGGCCGACGTGCTCGGCTTCGCCGTCAGAGCCGCGGCCGTCACCGTCTCGCGGCCGGGTGCCGATCCGCCGCGGATCACGGATCTCTGA
- a CDS encoding ATP-binding cassette domain-containing protein — protein MPAPIAISVENLTKTYGSVTALDGVSFEVPQGEILGLLGPNGSGKTTTVTLLSTLQRPSAGSARISGHDVVAEAAKVRELISLTGQYASMDESLTAAENLSVFGRLTGLRGGALRSRIDDLVDQFDLADVRSRRVGALSGGMRRRVDIASALITRPEVLFLDEPTTGLDPRSRAAVWDTVAGLRADGITVLLTTQYLEEADRLADTIVMLNSGAIVASGTPGELKRQAGAAVCEMSLVRRDDLPRTLDALSRVDVIESDDPSTVTHPRVVVRAPDGKSTVLDVIAALDAAQIDVVDIGLRQPSLDEVFLQLTGVGAP, from the coding sequence ATGCCTGCGCCCATCGCGATCTCTGTCGAGAATCTGACCAAGACGTACGGCAGCGTCACCGCGCTGGACGGGGTCTCGTTCGAGGTCCCGCAGGGAGAGATCCTCGGACTGCTCGGGCCGAACGGCAGCGGGAAGACGACGACGGTCACGCTTCTGTCGACACTGCAGCGTCCGAGCGCGGGCAGCGCACGGATCTCCGGGCACGACGTGGTCGCCGAGGCGGCGAAGGTCCGCGAGCTGATCTCCCTGACCGGACAGTACGCATCGATGGACGAGAGTCTCACCGCGGCGGAGAACCTGTCGGTGTTCGGACGTCTCACCGGACTGCGCGGCGGCGCCCTGCGGAGCCGCATCGACGATCTCGTCGACCAATTCGATCTCGCCGATGTGCGCTCCCGCCGTGTCGGAGCGCTCTCGGGCGGCATGCGACGCCGTGTCGACATCGCGAGCGCCCTCATCACGCGTCCGGAGGTCCTGTTCCTCGACGAACCGACCACCGGGCTCGACCCCCGCAGCCGCGCCGCGGTGTGGGACACCGTCGCGGGACTGCGCGCCGACGGCATCACCGTGCTGCTCACCACCCAGTACCTGGAGGAGGCCGACCGTCTCGCCGACACCATCGTCATGCTCAACTCGGGCGCGATCGTCGCATCGGGGACTCCCGGCGAATTGAAGCGCCAGGCCGGGGCGGCGGTGTGCGAGATGAGCCTGGTTCGACGTGACGATCTCCCGCGCACGCTCGACGCACTGAGCCGAGTGGACGTCATCGAGTCCGACGATCCGTCGACCGTCACACATCCCCGGGTCGTCGTGCGCGCACCCGACGGCAAGTCGACGGTGCTCGACGTGATCGCCGCACTCGACGCCGCGCAGATCGACGTCGTCGACATCGGTCTGCGCCAACCGTCGCTCGACGAAGTGTTCCTGCAACTCACCGGGGTCGGTGCGCCGTGA
- a CDS encoding ABC transporter permease: MTATLVAAQTQTPRRSVGLVSATATLAGQKISAAVRGGDAVFAMLSPIVFFLCFYVPLHRRFEVAGGDYAQFLMPIIFLQTGIFTAITATEVAGADARAGVRERLMSLPIPRIAPILGRMVWIVARMCLAICGGLIVGFSLGFRFHGSAGETIGFLLLVVVFGLALSLLTDAAGTVAASSLAVASLLMIPQLILIMASTGLVPAASFPGWIQPFVRNQPLSVFADALRALSTGADLDPTAVICWAVGLLVAGGIAAIAVARKQATR, from the coding sequence GTGACGGCGACTCTCGTCGCGGCGCAGACTCAGACGCCGCGACGCTCGGTCGGACTGGTCTCGGCGACGGCGACTCTGGCCGGACAGAAGATCTCGGCGGCGGTCCGCGGCGGCGACGCGGTGTTCGCGATGTTGAGTCCCATCGTGTTCTTCCTCTGCTTCTACGTCCCGCTGCACCGGCGATTCGAGGTGGCGGGCGGTGACTACGCGCAATTCCTCATGCCGATCATCTTTCTGCAGACCGGGATCTTCACGGCGATCACCGCGACAGAAGTGGCCGGGGCCGATGCGCGCGCCGGCGTCAGAGAACGCTTGATGAGTCTGCCGATTCCGCGGATCGCACCGATCCTCGGCCGGATGGTGTGGATCGTCGCGCGCATGTGCCTGGCGATCTGCGGCGGGCTGATCGTCGGGTTCTCCCTCGGTTTCCGCTTCCACGGCTCGGCGGGGGAGACGATCGGATTCCTGCTGTTGGTCGTCGTGTTCGGACTGGCCCTCAGTCTGCTCACCGATGCCGCGGGCACGGTCGCCGCGAGTTCGCTCGCCGTCGCGAGCCTACTGATGATCCCGCAGCTCATCCTCATCATGGCCTCCACCGGCCTGGTGCCGGCCGCGAGCTTCCCCGGCTGGATCCAGCCGTTCGTCCGGAACCAGCCGCTGTCGGTGTTCGCCGACGCGTTGCGCGCCCTGTCGACCGGAGCCGACCTCGATCCGACCGCGGTGATCTGCTGGGCGGTCGGACTCCTCGTGGCGGGCGGGATCGCCGCCATCGCCGTCGCACGGAAGCAGGCCACCCGATGA
- a CDS encoding antitoxin, with translation MDLKGIVDKAKNALKSNPDLIEKGGDAVDKATGGKFASQVDKAQDAARKAVGAENKDAAKGGDPKVGDPKGEAPKNDGVNKNDQN, from the coding sequence ATGGACCTCAAAGGAATCGTTGACAAGGCCAAGAACGCGCTGAAATCGAACCCGGACCTGATCGAGAAGGGCGGCGACGCCGTCGACAAGGCCACCGGCGGAAAGTTCGCTTCGCAGGTCGACAAGGCGCAGGACGCCGCTCGCAAGGCGGTCGGCGCCGAGAACAAGGACGCCGCGAAGGGCGGCGACCCGAAGGTCGGCGACCCCAAGGGCGAGGCCCCCAAGAACGACGGCGTGAACAAGAACGACCAGAACTGA
- a CDS encoding acyl carrier protein translates to MSDTVRESLQQILDEDLDLPVDGITEESRLVDDLGMDSVAFAIGVVAIEEKLGVKLAEREIFDAKTVGDLEEVVRAKLALTP, encoded by the coding sequence ATGTCCGACACCGTGCGCGAGTCCCTACAGCAGATCCTCGACGAGGACCTCGACCTACCCGTCGACGGGATCACCGAGGAGTCTCGCCTCGTCGACGACCTCGGCATGGACTCGGTGGCGTTCGCCATCGGTGTCGTCGCCATCGAGGAGAAGCTCGGTGTGAAGCTCGCCGAGCGCGAGATCTTCGACGCGAAGACCGTCGGTGACCTCGAAGAGGTCGTCCGCGCGAAACTGGCTCTCACGCCGTGA